Proteins encoded together in one Pseudomonas sp. ADAK13 window:
- a CDS encoding low molecular weight protein-tyrosine-phosphatase encodes MQVLFVCLGNICRSPTAEGVLRHKLREAGLADQVEVASAGTGEWHVGNPPDKRSQRAALQRGYDLSAQRAQQVSRADFSRYDLILAMDQSNLRNLKAMQPAQGKADLDLFLRRYDSVVDEVPDPYYEGDQGFETVLDLIERACDLLVIELKGRL; translated from the coding sequence ATGCAGGTTCTGTTCGTCTGCCTGGGCAATATCTGCCGTTCGCCCACGGCAGAAGGCGTGTTGCGTCACAAACTGCGTGAAGCCGGCCTAGCTGATCAGGTTGAAGTGGCGTCGGCCGGCACCGGTGAATGGCACGTCGGCAACCCGCCGGACAAGCGCAGCCAGCGAGCGGCGCTGCAGCGTGGCTACGACTTGTCGGCCCAGCGTGCACAGCAGGTGTCGCGTGCGGACTTTTCCCGCTACGACCTGATCCTGGCCATGGACCAGAGCAACCTGCGCAACCTCAAGGCCATGCAGCCGGCCCAGGGCAAGGCGGACCTGGACCTGTTCCTGCGCCGTTACGACTCGGTGGTGGATGAGGTGCCGGACCCTTACTACGAAGGCGACCAGGGCTTCGAAACTGTCCTCGACCTGATCGAGCGCGCCTGTGACTTGTTGGTGATTGAATTGAAGGGCCGGTTATGA
- a CDS encoding XdhC family protein has translation MDSVDLNVLRSVLEWRRAGQRVVLYSVVQTWGSAPRPPGAMLALRGDGVVIGSVSGGCIEDDLIARLQDGRLPDDGPPVQLVTYGVTRDEAARFGLPCGGTLRLTEERVGDPGWVAELLARCEAHEIVARELDLATGEVVLSGASKTDTVTFDGDRLRAIYGPRWRLLLIGAGQLSRYVAEMARLLDFEVLICDPRQEFVYGWEEQHGRFVPGMPDEAVLNIQTDERTAIVALTHDPRLDDMALLTALNSKAFYIGALGSRVNSQKRRENLAALGLSAEAIARLHGPIGLHIGSHTPAEIALSLMAEIVAIKNGIDLLQKKPLQAVVS, from the coding sequence ATGGACAGTGTCGATCTGAATGTATTGCGCAGCGTGCTGGAATGGCGCCGCGCCGGGCAGCGGGTGGTGCTGTACAGCGTGGTCCAGACGTGGGGCAGCGCGCCGCGCCCACCGGGGGCCATGCTGGCCTTGCGTGGCGATGGGGTGGTGATTGGCTCGGTGTCGGGCGGGTGCATTGAGGACGACTTGATCGCCCGTTTGCAGGATGGCCGGTTGCCTGATGACGGGCCGCCTGTACAGCTCGTGACCTATGGCGTAACCCGCGATGAGGCCGCAAGGTTTGGCCTGCCCTGTGGCGGCACCTTGCGCCTGACGGAGGAGCGGGTGGGCGATCCGGGTTGGGTCGCTGAACTGCTGGCGCGTTGCGAGGCGCACGAGATAGTCGCCCGCGAGTTGGACTTGGCCACCGGTGAGGTGGTGCTGAGCGGTGCGAGCAAGACCGATACGGTCACCTTCGACGGTGACCGATTGCGAGCGATTTATGGCCCGCGCTGGCGCCTGCTGCTGATCGGCGCGGGCCAACTGTCACGCTATGTGGCGGAAATGGCGCGGTTGCTGGATTTCGAAGTGCTGATCTGCGACCCGCGCCAGGAGTTTGTCTATGGCTGGGAAGAGCAACACGGGCGCTTTGTGCCGGGCATGCCGGATGAAGCGGTGCTGAATATCCAGACCGATGAACGCACCGCCATCGTCGCGCTCACCCATGACCCGCGCCTGGATGACATGGCGCTGCTGACGGCCCTCAATTCCAAGGCGTTCTATATTGGCGCCCTGGGTTCGCGGGTCAACAGCCAGAAACGCCGGGAGAACCTTGCGGCGCTGGGGTTGAGTGCGGAGGCCATTGCGCGGTTGCATGGCCCTATCGGCCTGCATATCGGCAGCCATACGCCGGCGGAGATCGCCTTGTCGTTGATGGCAGAAATCGTCGCCATCAAGAACGGGATTGATCTGTTGCAGAAAAAGCCGTTGCAGGCAGTAGTCAGTTGA
- the murB gene encoding UDP-N-acetylmuramate dehydrogenase, producing the protein MTLQVQAQVSLKPFNSFGIDVRARLFAEAHNDADVREALAYAAGEQLPLLVIGGGSNLLLTQDIDALVLRMASHGIRVVQDEGVHVVVEAEAGEAWHPFVLWTLAQGFSGLENLSLIPGTVGAAPMQNIGAYGVEIKDVFAGLTALDRQTGELRDFSLAECNFAYRDSLFKHETGRWLILRVRFALSRAVHLKLEYGPVQQRLTEQGVTQATPSDVSRAICSIRSEKLPDPAVLGNAGSFFKNPLVSQALAAELQRQYPDLVAYPQADGQMKLAAGWLIDKAGWKGFREGDAGVHRLQALVLVNYGAATGQDIAGLALRIQQDIEKRFQVVLEMEPNRY; encoded by the coding sequence ATGACGTTGCAGGTGCAGGCACAGGTTTCCCTCAAGCCGTTCAACAGCTTTGGCATCGACGTGCGTGCCCGGCTGTTTGCCGAGGCCCACAACGACGCGGACGTGCGTGAGGCGTTGGCCTACGCCGCCGGGGAACAGCTGCCATTGCTGGTGATTGGTGGTGGCAGCAATTTGCTGTTGACCCAGGACATCGACGCGCTGGTGCTGCGCATGGCCAGCCACGGCATTCGGGTAGTGCAGGATGAAGGCGTGCACGTCGTGGTCGAAGCCGAAGCCGGCGAAGCCTGGCATCCCTTTGTACTGTGGACGTTGGCCCAGGGCTTTTCCGGCCTGGAAAACCTCAGCCTCATTCCGGGCACGGTTGGTGCCGCACCAATGCAGAACATCGGCGCCTACGGGGTGGAGATCAAGGACGTGTTCGCCGGCCTGACTGCCCTCGACCGCCAGACCGGCGAGCTGCGGGATTTCAGCCTGGCCGAGTGCAACTTTGCCTACCGCGACAGCCTGTTCAAGCACGAAACCGGCCGCTGGCTGATCCTTAGGGTGCGCTTTGCCTTGAGTCGCGCCGTGCACCTGAAGCTTGAGTACGGGCCGGTGCAACAGCGCCTGACCGAGCAAGGCGTTACGCAGGCCACCCCCAGCGACGTCAGCCGGGCCATTTGCAGTATTCGAAGCGAGAAGCTCCCGGACCCGGCGGTGCTCGGCAATGCTGGCAGCTTCTTCAAGAACCCGCTGGTGTCCCAGGCGCTGGCCGCCGAGTTGCAGCGTCAATACCCGGACTTGGTGGCTTACCCCCAGGCCGACGGGCAGATGAAACTGGCCGCCGGCTGGCTGATCGACAAGGCTGGCTGGAAGGGCTTTCGCGAGGGAGACGCCGGTGTGCATCGCTTGCAGGCACTGGTGCTGGTGAACTACGGCGCGGCCACCGGCCAGGACATTGCCGGCCTGGCGCTACGTATCCAGCAGGACATCGAAAAGCGTTTCCAGGTTGTGCTGGAAATGGAGCCCAATCGCTATTGA
- a CDS encoding HAD-IA family hydrolase, giving the protein MSHPDYKLLIFDWDGTLCDSIGRIVESMHAASTRSGYALCDDLAVKGIIGLGLPEAIRTLYPEIGDEELIAFRQHYADHYMALDAQPSPLFEGVAQAMEAFRAEGYHLAVATGKARRGLDRVLKAHGWEEYFDATRAADETASKPHPLMLEQILAQCGVSPRQALMVGDASFDLMMARNAGMDSVAVSYGAQSAEALQAYEPRLTIDRFSELQAWLSRAH; this is encoded by the coding sequence GTGTCGCACCCTGACTACAAGCTGCTGATCTTCGATTGGGATGGCACGTTGTGTGATTCCATTGGTCGGATTGTCGAGTCGATGCACGCTGCGTCGACCCGTTCCGGTTACGCGCTGTGCGACGACCTGGCGGTCAAGGGCATTATCGGCCTGGGCTTGCCGGAAGCGATCCGCACCCTGTATCCGGAGATTGGCGACGAGGAGCTGATAGCGTTTCGTCAGCACTACGCCGATCACTATATGGCGCTCGACGCCCAGCCTTCGCCGCTGTTTGAGGGCGTGGCCCAGGCCATGGAGGCATTTCGCGCCGAGGGTTATCACCTCGCGGTGGCGACCGGCAAGGCCCGTCGCGGCCTGGACCGGGTGCTCAAGGCCCATGGCTGGGAAGAATATTTCGACGCAACCCGTGCAGCGGATGAAACCGCCAGCAAACCCCATCCTCTGATGCTCGAACAGATCCTCGCTCAGTGCGGTGTGTCGCCTCGGCAGGCGTTGATGGTGGGAGATGCGTCGTTCGACCTGATGATGGCGCGCAATGCTGGCATGGACTCGGTGGCGGTCAGCTACGGCGCCCAGTCTGCCGAGGCGTTGCAGGCGTACGAGCCGAGACTGACGATTGACCGTTTTTCTGAATTGCAGGCCTGGCTCAGCCGGGCCCATTAA
- a CDS encoding nucleotidyltransferase family protein, with protein MTGVTAIILAAGQGSRFRAEAGADQDKLLAPCVGRDGITRPVIEQVLVNLPPTVSRRWLVTSPDRTEVIRLAKVHRCEVLLLRSPGMGDSIAAAVAASGPSAGWLVVLGDMPFILSTSIEQVMAGLEEDDISVPVHAGQYGHPVGFGRSFGPALMALTGDRGAKPLFAHASLKQVAVDDPGVLWDVDVPALLSYR; from the coding sequence TTGACGGGCGTCACCGCGATCATCCTGGCGGCGGGGCAGGGCAGTCGTTTTCGGGCCGAGGCGGGCGCGGATCAGGACAAGTTGCTGGCGCCTTGCGTGGGCCGGGATGGCATCACGCGGCCGGTGATCGAACAGGTGCTGGTGAATTTGCCGCCGACGGTTAGCAGGCGTTGGCTGGTGACGTCGCCGGATCGCACGGAGGTCATCCGGCTGGCAAAAGTGCACCGTTGCGAAGTGCTGCTTTTGCGCTCGCCGGGCATGGGCGACAGCATCGCCGCGGCGGTGGCGGCCAGCGGGCCGTCTGCTGGCTGGTTGGTGGTGCTGGGAGATATGCCGTTCATCCTGTCCACGAGTATCGAGCAGGTGATGGCAGGCCTTGAAGAAGACGATATCAGTGTGCCGGTGCACGCAGGCCAGTACGGGCATCCCGTAGGGTTTGGCCGTTCGTTCGGCCCGGCGTTAATGGCGCTGACGGGTGATCGTGGAGCAAAGCCACTGTTTGCCCATGCGTCGCTAAAGCAAGTGGCGGTAGATGATCCCGGTGTGTTGTGGGATGTGGACGTGCCGGCTTTGCTGAGCTATCGCTAG
- the rluC gene encoding 23S rRNA pseudouridine(955/2504/2580) synthase RluC, with protein sequence MTTTAPQTPSVQLLEVSPEYAGQRIDNFLLARLKGVPKTLIYRILRKGEVRVNKGRIKPEYKLQAGDIVRVPPVRVPERDEPVPLAQGLLQRLEASIVFEDKALIVINKPCGIAVHGGSGLNYGVIEAFRQLRPDAKELELVHRLDRDTSGLLMIAKKRSMLRHLHAALRGDGVDKRYMALVRGNWATSIKSVRAPLQKSNLRSGERMVEVDEEGKEALTLFKVLRRFGDFATMVEAKPVTGRTHQIRVHTLHAGHCIAGDTKYGDEDFSKEIRDLGGKRLFLHAYMLTVPLPDGGELKLQAPVDEMWAKTVERLSVAP encoded by the coding sequence ATGACGACTACCGCCCCCCAGACCCCCAGCGTCCAGCTGCTTGAGGTCTCGCCGGAATATGCCGGCCAACGCATCGACAACTTTCTTCTGGCCAGGCTCAAAGGCGTGCCCAAGACCTTGATTTACCGCATTTTGCGTAAAGGCGAAGTGCGCGTGAACAAGGGCCGGATCAAGCCTGAGTACAAGCTGCAGGCGGGCGATATCGTCCGTGTGCCGCCAGTGCGGGTGCCTGAGCGGGACGAGCCCGTCCCTCTGGCCCAGGGCCTGTTGCAGCGCCTTGAAGCGTCGATTGTCTTCGAAGACAAGGCGCTGATCGTGATCAACAAGCCTTGTGGCATCGCCGTTCACGGCGGCAGCGGCCTGAACTACGGGGTGATCGAAGCCTTTCGTCAGTTGCGCCCGGACGCCAAGGAGCTGGAGCTGGTCCACCGTCTGGATCGCGACACTTCCGGCCTGCTGATGATCGCCAAGAAGCGCAGCATGTTGCGCCACCTGCATGCCGCCCTGCGCGGTGATGGCGTGGACAAGCGCTACATGGCGCTGGTGCGCGGCAACTGGGCAACCTCGATCAAGAGCGTCCGTGCGCCGCTGCAGAAGAGCAACCTGCGTTCCGGCGAACGCATGGTCGAGGTAGACGAGGAGGGCAAGGAGGCGCTGACCCTGTTCAAGGTGCTGCGCCGTTTCGGTGACTTCGCGACCATGGTCGAGGCCAAGCCGGTCACCGGCCGTACCCACCAGATTCGTGTGCACACCTTGCATGCAGGCCACTGCATCGCCGGCGATACCAAATACGGTGACGAGGATTTCTCCAAGGAAATTCGCGACCTGGGTGGCAAGCGCCTGTTTCTGCACGCCTACATGCTCACCGTGCCGCTGCCCGATGGTGGCGAATTGAAGCTGCAAGCGCCTGTCGATGAGATGTGGGCCAAGACCGTGGAGCGCCTGAGTGTCGCACCCTGA
- the rne gene encoding ribonuclease E, with translation MKRMLINATQPEELRVALVDGQRLYDLDIESGAREQKKANIYKGRITRIEPSLEAAFVDFGSERHGFLPLKEISREYFKKAPEGRVNIKDVLSEGQEVIVQVEKEERGNKGAALTTFISLAGRYLVLMPNNPRAGGISRRIEGEERNELREALNGLIAPADMGLIVRTAGLGRSSEEMQWDLDYLLQLWTAIKEASLDRSAPFLIYQESNVIIRAIRDYLRQDIGEVLIDSVEAQDEALTFIRQVMPQYASKIKLYEDSVPLFNRFQIESQIETAFQRVVELPSGGSIVIDPTEALVSIDINSARATKGSDIEETALQTNLEAAEEIARQLRLRDIGGLIVIDFIDMTPAKNQRAVEEKVRECLEADRARVQVGRISRFGLLEMSRQRLRPSLGESSGIVCPRCNGTGIIRDVESLSLAILRLIEEEALKDRTAEVRAQVPIPVAAFLLNEKRNSITKIELRTRARIVILPNDHLETPHFEVQRLRDDSPEAHVNQSSYEIAAAAAEVEEVQPAAATRTLVRQEAAVKTAPARANAPVPVEAAAPVAAPAALPEPSLFKGLVKSLVSLFATKEEPVAPVVVEKPVTERPARNEERRNGRQQSRNRNGRRDEERKPREERAPREERAPREERQPREAREETPVVAREERAPREERAPRTPRAPREDRKPRGEREERVRELREPLDAAPAVAAAAATVATAEERPARQPREERAPRPPREERQPRAEQAAVAGEEEELLSNEDQQQEDGQENAEGDRPRRRSRGQRRRSNRRERQRDANGNEIEGSEETGEATPAATGEPTGAELAAGLAVTAAVASSVISAPAEAQANEQAEAATAAIQENTVVETPVVEAPVVEATTPVEAPTVPEVEVAPVRHVREVREPQPVAEVVAEPEVVVEPQPVVEAVVQAPVAEPTPEVREVREEQTAFQWTAEPAPVAEVVEAPAPAPVVEEAPAPVAEVVVAAEPVAVVAEPAPVVEAPVVAEVAAPVVEAAPVSALTENGRAPNDPREVRRRRKEAEAAAAAAKAAAEAAPAVAEVVEAAPAPVTEAVVEHTAPVVDENVRSVEEVVEHQPKALEEEHEPKPLV, from the coding sequence ATGAAAAGAATGCTGATTAACGCAACTCAACCCGAAGAGTTGCGTGTTGCACTGGTAGACGGCCAACGCCTCTACGACCTGGACATCGAGTCCGGTGCACGCGAGCAAAAGAAGGCCAACATCTATAAAGGCCGGATTACTCGTATCGAACCAAGCCTTGAGGCTGCCTTTGTCGATTTCGGCTCCGAGCGCCATGGCTTCCTGCCCCTCAAAGAAATCTCCCGCGAATACTTCAAGAAAGCCCCTGAAGGCCGCGTGAACATCAAGGACGTCCTGAGCGAAGGCCAGGAAGTCATCGTTCAGGTGGAAAAAGAAGAACGTGGCAACAAGGGCGCGGCCCTGACCACCTTCATCAGCCTGGCTGGCCGCTATCTGGTCCTGATGCCGAACAACCCGCGTGCCGGCGGTATCTCCCGTCGCATCGAAGGCGAAGAGCGCAACGAACTGCGTGAAGCGCTGAACGGCTTGATCGCTCCGGCCGACATGGGCCTGATCGTGCGCACTGCCGGCCTGGGCCGCAGCAGCGAAGAAATGCAGTGGGACCTCGACTACCTGCTGCAACTGTGGACCGCTATCAAAGAAGCGTCCCTGGATCGTTCCGCGCCGTTCCTGATCTACCAGGAAAGCAACGTGATCATCCGCGCCATCCGCGATTACCTGCGCCAGGACATCGGCGAAGTGCTGATCGACAGCGTTGAAGCCCAGGACGAAGCCCTGACCTTCATCCGCCAGGTGATGCCGCAGTACGCCAGCAAGATCAAGCTGTACGAAGACAGCGTTCCGCTGTTCAACCGTTTCCAGATCGAAAGCCAGATCGAGACCGCTTTCCAGCGCGTGGTCGAACTGCCTTCCGGCGGCTCCATCGTGATCGACCCGACCGAAGCCCTGGTGTCCATCGACATCAACTCGGCGCGCGCCACGAAGGGTAGCGACATCGAAGAAACCGCCCTGCAGACCAACCTGGAAGCGGCTGAAGAAATCGCCCGCCAACTGCGCCTGCGTGACATCGGCGGCCTGATCGTGATCGACTTCATCGACATGACCCCGGCCAAGAACCAGCGCGCCGTGGAAGAGAAAGTCCGCGAATGCCTGGAAGCTGACCGTGCCCGCGTACAGGTCGGCCGTATCTCGCGCTTCGGCCTGCTGGAAATGTCCCGTCAGCGCCTGCGTCCATCCCTGGGCGAAAGCAGCGGCATCGTCTGCCCGCGTTGCAACGGCACCGGTATCATCCGTGACGTTGAATCGCTGTCGCTGGCGATCCTGCGCCTGATCGAAGAAGAAGCCCTGAAAGACCGCACTGCCGAAGTGCGCGCCCAGGTGCCGATCCCGGTCGCTGCGTTCCTGCTCAACGAAAAACGCAACTCGATCACCAAGATCGAACTGCGCACCCGTGCCCGCATCGTCATCCTGCCGAACGATCATCTCGAAACGCCGCACTTCGAAGTGCAGCGCCTGCGTGATGACAGCCCGGAAGCCCACGTCAATCAGTCCAGCTACGAAATCGCTGCGGCCGCTGCCGAAGTGGAAGAAGTCCAGCCAGCCGCTGCGACCCGTACCCTGGTTCGCCAGGAAGCCGCCGTCAAGACCGCGCCAGCCCGTGCCAACGCACCGGTTCCGGTTGAAGCTGCTGCTCCGGTTGCAGCGCCTGCTGCCCTGCCTGAGCCAAGCCTGTTCAAGGGCCTGGTGAAGTCACTGGTCAGCCTGTTCGCCACCAAGGAAGAGCCGGTTGCTCCGGTTGTGGTCGAGAAGCCTGTGACTGAACGCCCTGCACGCAACGAAGAGCGTCGCAACGGTCGTCAGCAGAGCCGCAATCGCAACGGTCGCCGTGACGAAGAGCGCAAGCCTCGTGAAGAACGTGCACCGCGCGAAGAACGCGCCCCACGTGAAGAGCGCCAGCCGCGCGAAGCCCGTGAAGAAACGCCAGTCGTAGCCCGTGAAGAGCGTGCTCCGCGCGAAGAACGTGCACCGCGCACTCCACGCGCCCCGCGTGAAGACCGCAAGCCACGTGGCGAGCGTGAAGAACGCGTGCGTGAATTGCGTGAGCCGCTGGACGCAGCTCCTGCTGTAGCCGCTGCTGCTGCCACCGTTGCCACTGCTGAAGAACGTCCAGCTCGTCAGCCTCGTGAAGAACGTGCGCCACGCCCTCCTCGTGAAGAGCGTCAACCACGTGCCGAGCAGGCTGCTGTTGCCGGTGAAGAAGAAGAGCTGCTGTCCAACGAAGATCAGCAACAGGAAGACGGCCAGGAGAACGCCGAAGGCGATCGTCCACGCCGCCGCTCCCGTGGTCAGCGTCGTCGCAGCAACCGTCGTGAGCGTCAACGTGACGCCAACGGCAATGAAATCGAAGGCTCGGAAGAGACCGGCGAAGCTACCCCAGCCGCTACCGGCGAACCGACTGGCGCCGAACTGGCTGCCGGCCTGGCCGTCACCGCTGCGGTTGCCAGCTCGGTCATCAGCGCGCCTGCTGAAGCCCAAGCCAACGAGCAAGCTGAAGCCGCTACCGCTGCCATCCAGGAAAACACAGTGGTAGAGACGCCAGTCGTCGAAGCCCCGGTGGTTGAAGCTACGACTCCGGTCGAAGCGCCAACTGTTCCGGAAGTGGAAGTCGCGCCGGTTCGTCACGTTCGTGAAGTTCGCGAGCCTCAGCCTGTCGCTGAAGTGGTTGCCGAGCCTGAGGTTGTGGTTGAACCACAGCCAGTGGTTGAAGCGGTTGTTCAAGCACCGGTTGCCGAGCCAACCCCGGAAGTGCGTGAGGTTCGCGAAGAACAGACCGCCTTCCAGTGGACCGCCGAGCCAGCTCCAGTGGCTGAAGTAGTCGAAGCTCCAGCGCCGGCTCCCGTCGTCGAGGAAGCTCCAGCGCCCGTCGCTGAAGTGGTTGTCGCCGCGGAACCGGTTGCCGTTGTTGCCGAGCCTGCACCCGTGGTTGAAGCACCCGTGGTTGCCGAAGTCGCCGCTCCGGTGGTTGAAGCCGCTCCGGTCAGCGCCCTGACCGAAAACGGTCGTGCGCCGAACGACCCGCGTGAAGTGCGTCGTCGTCGCAAGGAAGCTGAAGCAGCTGCCGCTGCTGCCAAGGCCGCTGCCGAAGCAGCTCCAGCCGTCGCTGAAGTGGTCGAAGCAGCTCCTGCTCCGGTTACCGAGGCCGTGGTTGAGCACACTGCCCCTGTCGTCGACGAGAACGTGCGTTCCGTTGAAGAAGTGGTAGAGCACCAGCCTAAAGCCCTGGAAGAAGAGCACGAGCCTAAACCCCTCGTCTGA
- a CDS encoding S49 family peptidase, with translation MIDEWKAPEKASSDNNGDDKSWKLLEKTLLASVQEQRRSRRWGIFFKLLTFIYLLGMLALFSPLMDMEKSATRSGNYTALIEVRGVIADKESASADNIVSSLRAAFEDSKVKAVILRINSPGGSPVQSGYVYDEIRRLRALHPDIKLYAVISDLGASGAYYIASAADQIYADKASLVGSIGVTAAGYGFVGTMEKLGVERRTYTSGEHKSFLDPFQPQKADETQFWQGVLDTTHRQFIASVKQGRGDRLKDKEHPELFSGLVWSGEQALPLGLIDGLGSASSVARDVIGEKELVDFTVQESPFDRFSKKLGASVAEKLALYMGFQGPTLR, from the coding sequence ATGATCGATGAGTGGAAAGCGCCTGAGAAGGCCAGCTCCGACAACAATGGCGATGACAAAAGCTGGAAGTTGCTGGAAAAAACCCTGCTGGCCAGTGTCCAGGAGCAGCGTCGCTCCCGGCGTTGGGGGATCTTTTTCAAGCTGCTGACCTTTATTTACCTGCTGGGCATGCTGGCGCTTTTCAGTCCGTTGATGGACATGGAAAAGAGCGCCACCCGAAGCGGTAATTACACGGCGTTGATCGAAGTGCGCGGAGTGATTGCCGACAAGGAGTCTGCGAGTGCCGACAATATTGTCAGCAGCCTGCGGGCCGCCTTCGAGGATTCCAAGGTCAAGGCCGTGATCCTGCGCATCAACAGCCCGGGCGGCAGTCCGGTGCAGTCGGGTTATGTGTATGACGAGATTCGTCGCCTGCGCGCGCTGCACCCGGACATCAAGCTCTATGCGGTGATCTCCGACCTGGGCGCCTCGGGCGCCTATTACATCGCCAGCGCCGCCGACCAGATCTACGCCGACAAGGCCAGCCTCGTGGGGTCCATTGGTGTGACGGCGGCGGGTTATGGGTTTGTCGGCACCATGGAGAAGCTGGGGGTTGAGCGGCGTACGTACACGTCCGGTGAGCACAAGTCGTTCCTGGATCCGTTCCAGCCGCAAAAGGCGGATGAAACCCAGTTCTGGCAGGGTGTGCTGGACACCACTCATCGGCAGTTCATCGCCAGCGTGAAGCAGGGGCGCGGTGACCGGCTCAAGGATAAAGAGCATCCGGAGCTGTTCTCCGGCCTGGTCTGGTCTGGTGAGCAGGCGCTGCCGTTGGGTCTGATCGACGGCCTGGGCAGTGCCAGTTCGGTGGCGCGGGACGTGATTGGCGAGAAAGAGCTGGTGGACTTCACCGTTCAGGAATCGCCGTTTGACCGTTTCTCCAAGAAGCTGGGTGCCAGCGTGGCTGAGAAGCTGGCGCTGTACATGGGCTTCCAGGGCCCGACCCTGCGCTGA
- the kdsB gene encoding 3-deoxy-manno-octulosonate cytidylyltransferase — protein sequence MTTAFTVVIPSRYASTRLPGKPLQLIGDKPMIQLVWEQACKSSAERVVVATDDPRIIEACKRFGAEAVLTREDHNSGTDRLAEVATKLGLAADAIVVNVQGDEPLIPPCVIDQVAANLAAHGEARMATLAEPIEDIETLFNPNVVKVVSDINGLALTFSRSTLPWARDAFAKQPDVLPTGVPYRRHIGIYAYRAGFLHDFVSWGPCWLENTESLEQLRALWHGVRIHVGDALEAPPAGVDTPEDLERVRRLLGA from the coding sequence ATGACCACCGCCTTCACCGTTGTCATCCCGTCCCGCTACGCCTCCACTCGCCTGCCCGGCAAACCGCTGCAGCTGATCGGCGACAAGCCGATGATCCAGCTGGTGTGGGAACAGGCCTGCAAAAGCAGCGCCGAGCGGGTGGTGGTAGCCACCGATGATCCGCGCATCATCGAGGCCTGCAAACGCTTTGGCGCCGAAGCGGTGCTGACCCGTGAAGACCACAATTCCGGCACCGACCGCCTGGCCGAAGTGGCCACCAAGCTGGGGCTGGCGGCCGACGCCATCGTGGTCAACGTGCAAGGCGACGAACCGTTGATTCCGCCCTGCGTGATCGATCAGGTCGCAGCCAACCTGGCAGCCCATGGCGAAGCCCGCATGGCGACCCTGGCCGAGCCGATTGAAGACATCGAGACCCTGTTCAACCCCAACGTGGTGAAAGTGGTCAGCGACATCAATGGCCTGGCGCTGACCTTCAGCCGCTCCACCTTGCCGTGGGCGCGGGATGCATTCGCCAAACAGCCTGACGTGCTGCCGACTGGCGTGCCTTACCGCCGCCACATCGGCATTTACGCCTACCGCGCCGGTTTCCTGCATGACTTCGTCAGCTGGGGTCCGTGCTGGCTGGAAAACACCGAATCCCTGGAACAACTGCGGGCCCTGTGGCACGGCGTGCGCATTCACGTGGGCGATGCCCTGGAAGCGCCCCCGGCCGGTGTCGACACCCCTGAAGACCTCGAGCGCGTCCGTCGCCTGCTGGGGGCCTGA
- a CDS encoding Trm112 family protein gives MDTKLLDILACPICKGPLKLSADKTELISKGAGLAYPIRDGIPVMLESEARTLTTDERLDK, from the coding sequence ATGGACACCAAACTGCTCGATATCCTTGCTTGCCCGATCTGCAAAGGCCCGCTCAAGCTCAGCGCCGACAAAACCGAGCTGATCAGCAAGGGCGCCGGCCTGGCTTACCCGATCCGTGATGGCATTCCGGTAATGCTCGAAAGCGAAGCCCGCACCCTGACCACCGACGAGCGCCTGGATAAATGA